The following are encoded in a window of Brevibacillus sp. DP1.3A genomic DNA:
- the putP gene encoding sodium/proline symporter PutP has product MNMLLASIIVYMAGMLLIGYYAYKRTSNLTDYMLGGRSLGPTVTALSAGASDMSGWLMMGLPGAMFAQGLSASWIAIGLTLGAYANWLYVAPRLRSYTEVANNSITIPAFLENRFGDGSRMLRLVSALVIMIFFTFYVSSGLVSGGVLFENTFHLSYQTGLWIVGLVTIAYTLFGGFLAVSWTDAVQGLIMVIALILVPLVTVLTAGGLGETFTEIHAVDPSLLDIFKGTSLLGIISLFAWGLGYFGQPHIIVRFMAITSTSEIKKARSIGMGWMIFSVAGAMLTGLVGIALYSKQGWTLSDPETIFIQLGTILFHPLITGFLLAAILAAIMSTISSQLLVTSSSLTEDIYKTFFKRSATDKELVTIGRLSVLLVSVVAFLLALNKNDTILDLVGYAWAGFGASFGPVILLSLYWKRMNKWGALAGMVAGALTVIIWTRFDVLKDFLYEMVPGFAISLLAIVVVSHLTSKPSNEVTAQFDEYQKSMK; this is encoded by the coding sequence ATGAATATGCTACTCGCATCTATTATTGTGTACATGGCAGGTATGCTCTTGATCGGCTATTATGCCTACAAGCGTACCTCTAATCTGACAGACTACATGCTCGGCGGTCGGTCGCTCGGTCCAACTGTAACCGCTCTCAGTGCAGGTGCATCCGACATGAGTGGCTGGTTAATGATGGGGCTGCCAGGTGCCATGTTTGCCCAAGGTCTTAGCGCATCCTGGATTGCCATCGGTCTGACTCTCGGAGCTTATGCCAACTGGCTGTATGTCGCTCCCCGCCTTCGTTCGTATACGGAGGTTGCCAACAACTCGATTACGATTCCCGCTTTTTTGGAAAATCGTTTCGGGGACGGGTCTCGGATGCTTCGTCTTGTCTCGGCACTTGTTATTATGATCTTTTTTACTTTTTACGTCTCTTCCGGTCTCGTTTCTGGAGGCGTGTTGTTTGAAAACACCTTCCACCTGAGCTATCAAACCGGACTATGGATTGTCGGATTGGTCACCATTGCTTACACATTGTTTGGCGGCTTCCTCGCTGTAAGCTGGACGGACGCTGTACAAGGACTCATTATGGTCATCGCGCTCATTCTCGTTCCGCTCGTGACCGTTCTTACAGCAGGTGGATTGGGAGAAACGTTTACGGAGATCCACGCTGTCGATCCCTCTTTGCTCGATATTTTTAAAGGGACGAGCCTGCTCGGTATCATTTCCTTGTTTGCATGGGGGCTCGGTTATTTCGGACAACCGCACATTATCGTTCGCTTTATGGCGATCACGTCCACGAGTGAGATCAAAAAAGCACGCAGCATCGGTATGGGCTGGATGATTTTCTCCGTCGCTGGCGCCATGCTGACAGGTCTGGTCGGTATCGCCCTGTACTCCAAGCAAGGCTGGACGTTGAGCGATCCTGAGACGATCTTCATACAGTTGGGTACGATCCTGTTCCATCCACTCATTACCGGCTTTTTGCTGGCGGCGATTTTGGCAGCGATCATGAGTACGATTTCCTCTCAGCTGCTCGTCACTTCCAGCTCCTTGACCGAGGATATTTACAAAACCTTTTTCAAGCGTTCTGCCACTGACAAAGAGCTGGTCACGATTGGCCGCTTGTCCGTATTGCTTGTATCTGTCGTCGCCTTTTTGCTCGCCTTGAATAAAAATGACACGATCCTCGATCTCGTCGGATATGCGTGGGCCGGGTTCGGTGCTTCATTTGGGCCTGTCATTCTGCTCTCCCTCTATTGGAAGCGCATGAACAAATGGGGTGCTCTCGCGGGAATGGTCGCTGGCGCGCTTACCGTTATCATCTGGACTCGTTTTGATGTGCTGAAGGACTTCCTTTATGAGATGGTTCCCGGCTTTGCCATTAGCCTGCTCGCCATCGTGGTTGTCAGCCATTTGACCAGCAAGCCTTCGAATGAGGTAACCGCTCAGTTTGATGAGTACCAAAAAAGCATGAAATAA
- a CDS encoding cold-shock protein, whose protein sequence is MIQGKVKWFSKEKGYGFIERDGGPDVFVHYSAITGSGYRNLEEGEQVVFEIVNGQRGLQAANVAKKIV, encoded by the coding sequence ATGATTCAAGGGAAAGTAAAATGGTTCAGCAAAGAAAAGGGCTATGGGTTTATTGAGCGCGATGGAGGACCTGATGTATTCGTACACTATTCTGCGATCACGGGGTCAGGTTACCGGAATTTGGAGGAAGGCGAGCAGGTGGTTTTTGAGATTGTGAATGGACAGCGGGGACTGCAAGCAGCCAATGTAGCGAAGAAAATCGTGTAA
- a CDS encoding PLP-dependent aminotransferase family protein, with protein MDGISSVATKPLYKQIAEQIEQRISSGEFGPGSYLPSERTLAKELNVNRSTVVAAYDELQAAGMIERIQGSGTIVSQDIWGLARTRVPNWRHLTESGSFRPNLPLIRKIRRETQENELIDLASGELSIDLIPNQSLQQLMTPDDFPAHLGYEHPQGNWALRETLSLHMKTWRSIAAPATSILITSGAQQALHLVVQCLLKPGDAVAIEEPSYCYSLPLFHSAGLRTFSLPVDRDGIDPKHLAQLHRQHRIKMVFLNPNYQNPTGTLLSLERRQELLAFSYENGIPIIEDDPYSLTSFSREPVPTLKSLDQHGTVLYISSLTKIVASGLRIGWIVGPPTVMERLADAKQQFDFGHSIFPQWLANRFLGSPQFASHIDLLRTELSLRHDQLVSSLQDKFGDQVEMVGSEGGIHLWCKFKGEWSGETLLTESVKQGVVFVPGHLFGAEQGYVRFTFGRATLDQIPEAVARLADAFMASGWAK; from the coding sequence ATGGATGGCATATCTTCTGTGGCTACAAAGCCCTTATATAAACAAATAGCAGAGCAAATCGAGCAAAGAATCAGCAGTGGTGAATTCGGTCCTGGTAGCTATTTGCCCTCGGAGCGCACGCTGGCCAAAGAACTGAACGTCAACCGTTCTACTGTCGTCGCTGCATACGATGAGCTGCAAGCAGCAGGTATGATCGAGCGCATACAAGGAAGTGGCACCATCGTCAGCCAAGATATTTGGGGACTGGCACGGACCCGCGTTCCGAACTGGCGTCATTTGACGGAGTCAGGGTCGTTTCGTCCGAATTTACCGTTGATTCGCAAAATCCGCCGTGAAACACAGGAAAATGAGTTGATCGATTTGGCGAGTGGCGAGCTCTCGATCGATCTCATCCCCAATCAATCACTTCAGCAGCTCATGACCCCTGATGACTTCCCGGCTCATCTCGGCTATGAGCATCCGCAGGGCAATTGGGCTTTGCGAGAGACATTGAGTCTCCATATGAAAACATGGCGAAGCATCGCAGCACCTGCTACCTCGATCCTGATCACATCTGGCGCGCAGCAGGCTCTTCATCTCGTCGTTCAATGTCTGTTAAAGCCAGGGGATGCGGTTGCCATTGAGGAGCCGTCTTACTGTTATTCCTTGCCGCTTTTTCATTCCGCTGGCTTGCGTACGTTCTCGCTGCCTGTCGACCGGGACGGAATCGACCCGAAGCACTTGGCCCAGCTGCACCGACAGCACCGCATCAAAATGGTTTTTCTCAATCCGAATTATCAAAACCCGACAGGGACACTGCTTTCATTGGAGCGGCGCCAGGAATTGCTCGCGTTCTCCTATGAAAACGGGATTCCGATCATCGAGGATGATCCATACAGCTTGACCAGTTTTTCGAGAGAGCCCGTCCCAACCTTAAAATCGCTGGATCAACACGGAACAGTACTCTACATCAGCTCTTTGACCAAAATTGTCGCCTCAGGTCTGCGGATCGGCTGGATCGTCGGGCCCCCTACTGTCATGGAAAGACTGGCAGATGCGAAACAGCAGTTTGATTTTGGACACAGCATTTTTCCGCAATGGCTAGCGAATCGCTTTCTCGGATCGCCTCAGTTTGCGAGTCATATCGATCTTTTGCGAACAGAGCTGTCCTTACGGCACGATCAGCTTGTTTCTTCTCTTCAAGACAAGTTCGGTGATCAAGTAGAAATGGTCGGTTCAGAAGGAGGCATTCACCTGTGGTGTAAATTCAAAGGGGAATGGAGCGGCGAAACGCTTCTCACAGAATCAGTCAAACAGGGAGTTGTCTTCGTTCCAGGACATCTTTTCGGGGCAGAGCAAGGATATGTACGCTTCACCTTTGGCAGAGCTACCCTCGATCAGATCCCTGAGGCAGTTGCGCGCTTAGCGGATGCATTCATGGCAAGTGGATGGGCAAAATAA
- a CDS encoding thymidylate synthase, protein MKQYLDLCQRILDEGATKEDRTGTGTTSVFGHQMRFDLSEGFPMVTTKKLHMKSIIHELLWFLSGDTNVRYLQENGVRIWNEWADENGDLGPVYGSQWRSFTGRDGKTVDQIQWVIDEIKRNPDSRRLIVSAWNPAELDKMALPPCHLLFQFYVANGKLSCQLYQRSGDTFLGVPFNIASYALLTHMVAHVTGLEVGDFVHTIGDAHLYLNHIEQVKLQLTREPKPLPKLVLNPEVTSIFDFKYEDIEIVGYESHPHIKGEVAV, encoded by the coding sequence ATGAAACAATACCTGGATTTGTGCCAGCGCATTTTAGATGAGGGTGCCACAAAAGAGGATCGGACAGGCACCGGAACGACCAGTGTTTTTGGGCATCAGATGCGTTTTGACCTGAGTGAAGGTTTTCCAATGGTCACGACGAAAAAGCTGCATATGAAATCGATCATCCACGAATTGCTCTGGTTTTTATCGGGCGATACCAATGTCCGCTACTTGCAGGAAAACGGCGTGCGGATCTGGAACGAATGGGCCGACGAAAACGGAGATTTGGGCCCGGTATACGGAAGCCAATGGCGCTCCTTTACTGGACGCGACGGCAAAACAGTGGACCAGATTCAATGGGTCATTGATGAGATCAAACGCAATCCGGACTCTCGCCGCTTGATCGTTAGCGCGTGGAATCCGGCTGAATTGGACAAGATGGCATTGCCGCCTTGTCACCTGTTGTTCCAGTTTTACGTAGCGAATGGCAAGTTATCCTGCCAGCTGTATCAGCGCAGTGGCGACACGTTTTTGGGTGTGCCGTTTAATATCGCTTCCTACGCTTTGCTGACGCATATGGTGGCGCATGTCACCGGACTTGAAGTGGGCGATTTTGTTCATACGATCGGTGATGCTCATCTGTATCTCAACCATATCGAGCAGGTCAAGCTGCAGCTCACTCGCGAGCCGAAACCACTGCCGAAGCTCGTGCTTAATCCAGAAGTGACTTCGATTTTTGACTTCAAATACGAAGATATTGAAATCGTCGGCTACGAATCACACCCGCACATCAAAGGCGAGGTGGCCGTATGA
- a CDS encoding dihydrofolate reductase: MISLIVAYARNQVIGKDGDMPWHLPADLKNVKELTTGKTIVMGRKTFESIGKPLPNRRNVVLTRSQDFHPEGVDVVHTKDEVLAMGDVIIFGGSEIYRQFLDVVDRLYITEIDLETEGDTFFPAWDRDAYTLVDKREGIVDEKNVYPHAFYVYERKNS, translated from the coding sequence ATGATCAGCCTGATTGTTGCCTATGCCCGTAACCAAGTCATCGGAAAAGATGGCGACATGCCGTGGCACCTTCCTGCCGACTTGAAAAATGTGAAGGAATTAACGACAGGCAAAACGATCGTGATGGGACGCAAAACGTTTGAATCGATCGGCAAGCCGCTGCCTAACCGCAGAAATGTCGTCCTGACACGCAGTCAGGATTTTCACCCTGAAGGTGTAGATGTCGTCCATACGAAGGACGAAGTGCTCGCAATGGGTGATGTCATCATCTTTGGTGGCTCGGAAATTTATCGTCAGTTCCTCGATGTCGTGGATCGTCTGTACATTACGGAGATCGATTTGGAAACAGAGGGCGATACGTTTTTCCCAGCATGGGATCGTGATGCGTACACTTTGGTGGACAAGCGTGAGGGTATCGTGGATGAGAAGAACGTTTATCCGCATGCGTTTTACGTGTATGAGCGAAAAAATAGCTGA
- a CDS encoding histidinol phosphate phosphatase domain-containing protein — translation MKVDFHVHLEEGPYSLDWLLKQAESLRPLVEHAEVKGSRKWASMLTNGLAERLQQGPYSRDWLELYRLRAKQAGIQQVCVVEHLYRFLDYRSYYEQHVHIGSDRLGTAQRKWLSQVANDSLDSFVVFLQKERLRWAEDGIELRVGIELDYFSGGEETLRHVINQYPWDVCIGAVHFLEGWGYPIHDARERFGRQELIGLYSLYFDKLEQAIESQLFDVIAHIDGIKAFGVRPDETALLPYYQRVARALGRSGIATEINTGYGLASQLREFSPSYRFLEILFQNEVPITLASSATAPDQVGQQLDEARAQLKRVGYTSFAVFEKRIRSMLTLD, via the coding sequence ATGAAGGTAGACTTTCACGTCCATCTGGAGGAAGGGCCGTATTCGCTGGACTGGTTGCTCAAGCAAGCGGAATCATTGCGCCCCCTCGTGGAGCATGCCGAAGTGAAGGGGAGCCGAAAATGGGCAAGTATGCTGACCAATGGGTTGGCAGAACGCCTTCAACAAGGCCCGTATTCACGAGATTGGCTGGAATTGTATCGATTACGTGCCAAACAGGCGGGGATTCAGCAAGTTTGCGTGGTCGAGCACTTATACCGTTTTCTAGACTATCGGTCGTACTACGAACAGCATGTGCACATCGGCTCTGATCGCTTGGGGACCGCGCAGCGCAAATGGCTGAGTCAGGTCGCAAATGACTCACTGGACAGCTTTGTTGTTTTCCTGCAAAAAGAGCGGCTTCGTTGGGCGGAGGATGGGATTGAGCTGCGTGTGGGGATTGAACTGGATTATTTTTCAGGTGGAGAAGAGACGCTGCGGCATGTCATCAATCAATATCCTTGGGATGTGTGCATAGGGGCCGTGCATTTTCTGGAAGGTTGGGGCTATCCGATCCACGATGCACGAGAACGCTTTGGAAGACAGGAGCTAATCGGATTGTACAGCCTTTATTTTGATAAGCTGGAGCAGGCGATCGAATCGCAATTATTCGATGTCATTGCCCATATCGATGGCATCAAAGCGTTTGGTGTGCGACCGGATGAAACTGCTCTATTGCCGTATTATCAGCGTGTGGCCCGCGCTCTTGGACGTAGCGGGATTGCGACAGAAATCAATACAGGCTACGGTCTGGCGAGTCAGCTCCGGGAATTTTCGCCCAGCTATCGTTTTTTGGAAATTTTGTTCCAGAATGAGGTGCCCATCACTTTGGCGTCTAGCGCTACTGCCCCTGATCAAGTCGGTCAGCAGTTGGACGAGGCTCGAGCCCAGTTGAAACGGGTAGGCTATACGAGCTTTGCGGTCTTTGAGAAGCGAATACGCAGCATGCTCACTCTGGATTAG
- a CDS encoding M20 family metallopeptidase, whose product MALQEQLKELLKEMEPQIISWRRHLHQHPELSFQEEKTPALIAEILRGLHFDEVRTGVGGRGVIGVLRGGRPGKVVALRADFDALPIQDQKEVPYKSTVPGVMHACGHDAHTSQLLGLASVLAAHREQFAGEIRFVFQHAEEENPGGATQMVQDGAVDGVDAIFGVHLWSMFPVGKVYISAGPLMANTDDFSIEIKGKGGHGAVPEETVDSIVIGSQIVGHLQTIASRNVSPLESVVVTVGTFHGGDSTNIIADSCRLTGTVRTFLPDVRDRAEQRLTEIAEGTAAMMGGSATVVYDRGYPAVINHEKEATIAQEAAIAAFGVGRVESMKPLMGGEDFSYYLEKVPGAYLFVGAGNPEKLATYPHHHPRFDIDEDAMLIAGELLGRTALHYLEIHQQ is encoded by the coding sequence ATGGCCTTGCAGGAACAATTAAAAGAGCTACTCAAAGAGATGGAGCCGCAAATCATTAGCTGGAGGCGTCATCTACACCAGCATCCCGAGCTTTCCTTTCAAGAGGAGAAGACCCCAGCCCTCATTGCCGAAATATTAAGAGGACTTCACTTTGATGAGGTTCGCACAGGCGTGGGCGGTAGAGGAGTCATCGGCGTTTTGCGCGGAGGGCGCCCGGGTAAGGTCGTCGCGTTGCGTGCGGATTTTGACGCACTGCCGATTCAAGATCAAAAAGAAGTGCCGTATAAATCTACCGTCCCTGGCGTCATGCATGCGTGTGGTCATGATGCGCACACTTCCCAGCTATTAGGACTCGCTTCTGTTTTGGCAGCACATCGTGAGCAGTTTGCCGGTGAAATTCGCTTTGTCTTTCAGCATGCGGAAGAGGAAAATCCGGGCGGAGCTACCCAAATGGTTCAGGATGGTGCAGTAGATGGCGTCGATGCGATCTTTGGCGTTCATCTCTGGTCGATGTTCCCTGTGGGGAAGGTATACATTAGCGCAGGTCCCCTGATGGCGAATACGGACGACTTTTCCATCGAGATCAAAGGAAAAGGGGGACACGGTGCTGTTCCAGAAGAAACCGTCGACTCCATTGTGATCGGTTCACAAATCGTCGGTCATCTCCAAACGATTGCCAGCCGCAACGTCAGCCCGTTAGAAAGTGTGGTCGTGACCGTGGGGACGTTCCACGGCGGAGACAGTACGAACATCATCGCAGATAGCTGTCGTTTGACAGGGACTGTCCGCACCTTTTTGCCAGACGTCCGCGATCGTGCGGAGCAGCGCCTGACAGAAATTGCGGAGGGGACAGCTGCCATGATGGGAGGCAGCGCTACAGTTGTCTACGATCGAGGGTATCCAGCCGTCATTAACCATGAAAAAGAAGCAACGATCGCACAGGAAGCAGCCATTGCTGCATTCGGAGTTGGTCGCGTGGAATCGATGAAGCCGTTGATGGGTGGCGAGGACTTTTCGTACTACTTGGAAAAGGTGCCCGGCGCTTACTTGTTCGTAGGAGCAGGCAATCCAGAAAAACTGGCGACATATCCCCATCATCATCCACGTTTTGATATCGACGAGGATGCCATGTTAATCGCAGGCGAGCTCTTGGGACGAACAGCCCTGCACTATTTGGAAATACATCAACAATAA
- a CDS encoding YheC/YheD family protein produces MRKRIGVLTYRGESGFVEPGFLRRLVEEGRELGAEVFLFSPQDVQFAEKRINGFVPDGTKWRRERFAWPDIVIDRYRYYPLPKHRAYLPFRKQDLFRYANNRFSNKYAVHQILIQDPELQRWLPETLPYDRKTLDAMLADHRLVYFKPTNGTGGRSILRVEKRAGRYLLHGRTKKQAKSCEKLATLTEVCERLEHWMKNEKSGNEQFFLQQGLRLSLVPKRTVDARMLVQKDGKGQWCLTGMGIRVGPIQSSTSNLHGGGTALPAVSFLVQRFGQEMAERIVLECKELAIKTVTRIEEHFGLMMEFGFDLGIDIHGNVWIIEINPKPGREIFKQLRQHQRYKMAVRRPLEYALYLVNKSNLTE; encoded by the coding sequence GTGAGAAAACGGATAGGCGTACTGACCTACCGAGGAGAATCAGGCTTTGTCGAGCCCGGCTTTTTACGAAGGCTGGTTGAGGAAGGGAGAGAATTGGGGGCAGAGGTTTTTTTGTTTAGCCCACAAGATGTCCAGTTTGCAGAAAAGCGGATCAACGGTTTTGTACCAGATGGCACGAAGTGGAGACGAGAGCGTTTTGCCTGGCCCGATATTGTCATCGACCGTTATCGCTACTATCCATTGCCCAAGCATCGTGCCTATTTGCCATTTCGCAAGCAAGACTTGTTTCGTTATGCGAATAACCGCTTCTCGAACAAATATGCCGTTCATCAGATTTTGATACAAGATCCTGAGCTACAGCGCTGGCTTCCCGAAACACTCCCCTACGACAGAAAAACGCTTGATGCGATGCTTGCCGATCATCGTCTGGTTTACTTCAAGCCGACAAACGGCACAGGTGGCAGAAGCATACTGCGTGTGGAGAAACGAGCAGGTCGCTACCTTTTGCATGGCAGGACCAAGAAGCAAGCCAAAAGCTGCGAAAAACTGGCGACGCTCACAGAGGTGTGCGAGCGGCTGGAGCATTGGATGAAGAATGAGAAGAGCGGAAACGAGCAGTTTTTTCTTCAACAGGGGCTACGGTTGTCATTGGTTCCCAAGCGAACAGTAGATGCTCGCATGCTTGTGCAAAAGGACGGGAAGGGTCAGTGGTGTTTGACCGGGATGGGCATTCGCGTTGGGCCGATACAATCGTCCACCTCGAATTTGCATGGGGGAGGAACCGCTTTGCCTGCGGTTTCCTTTTTGGTCCAACGATTTGGTCAGGAAATGGCAGAGCGGATTGTGCTGGAATGCAAGGAGCTCGCGATCAAGACTGTCACACGCATTGAAGAGCATTTCGGCCTGATGATGGAGTTTGGCTTTGATCTGGGGATTGATATTCACGGGAATGTTTGGATTATCGAAATCAATCCGAAGCCAGGCAGAGAAATTTTCAAGCAGTTGCGTCAGCACCAGCGATATAAGATGGCGGTTCGACGGCCGTTGGAGTACGCGTTGTATCTCGTTAATAAGAGCAATCTGACCGAATGA
- a CDS encoding alpha/beta hydrolase: MQKQSFSIALDEELTLRGDIHTEEAAGTAQPLLLFCHGFKGFKDWGSFPYIADELAKQGITTIRFNFSCNGVGESLTEFDELEKFGRNTYARELADLQALTERILSGELPVPDYVDKTKLYVLGHSKGGGDAILFGANNLHVAGIVTWNGIAHVDLFDEKLRQQIEETGVGYIANARTGQDMPITRVVIEDVDNNLQKYNILELVSAMEQPLCIITGEKDYVRLVEGAKRIHQAAKNSELHWIEGGDHTFNTRHPFAGTSAPLEAAIKQTVAFVRTPRT, translated from the coding sequence ATGCAAAAACAATCCTTTTCCATCGCACTCGACGAGGAGTTGACACTGCGAGGAGACATTCATACGGAGGAAGCGGCAGGTACAGCACAGCCACTGCTGCTGTTTTGCCATGGTTTTAAAGGCTTCAAGGATTGGGGAAGTTTTCCCTATATAGCCGATGAGCTGGCCAAGCAAGGCATTACCACGATTCGCTTTAATTTTAGCTGCAATGGTGTAGGGGAGAGCTTGACGGAGTTCGACGAGCTGGAGAAATTCGGGCGCAATACGTATGCGCGTGAACTGGCTGATTTGCAAGCGTTGACGGAACGGATTTTGTCAGGCGAGCTTCCTGTACCTGATTATGTGGACAAAACGAAGCTGTACGTATTGGGACACAGCAAGGGCGGCGGTGACGCGATTCTATTCGGAGCGAACAACCTGCATGTGGCAGGGATTGTGACTTGGAACGGAATTGCTCATGTCGATTTGTTCGACGAGAAGCTGCGCCAACAAATAGAAGAGACAGGCGTTGGATACATAGCGAATGCGCGGACTGGTCAAGATATGCCAATCACGAGAGTTGTGATCGAGGATGTGGATAACAATCTCCAAAAATACAATATTTTGGAACTTGTTTCTGCGATGGAGCAACCACTGTGCATCATCACAGGTGAAAAAGATTATGTCCGTCTGGTAGAGGGTGCAAAAAGAATTCATCAGGCTGCCAAAAACAGCGAGTTGCACTGGATAGAAGGCGGAGATCATACATTTAACACGCGTCATCCGTTTGCGGGTACATCGGCTCCATTGGAAGCAGCGATCAAGCAAACCGTCGCATTTGTCCGCACCCCACGGACATAG
- the cimA gene encoding citramalate synthase: MNSKVYLYDTTLRDGTQGEGISLSVEDKIKIALRLDQFGIDFIEGGWPGSNPKDMAFFERIREISLQHAKVTAFGSTCRPNVAAADDDNLQALILSGASAAAIFGKSWDLHVTDALKTTLEENVRMVADSVAFLKENGLTTLFLAEHFFDGYKANPRYALRVLEAAEEAGADWIVLCDTNGGTLPHEVYDIVKTTVGHLRTPVGIHPHNDSGVAVANALAAIQAGAQQVQGTINGIGERCGNVNLISVVPNLQLKLGHHCVSTDQLQELTQLSRYVAEIANMTMPNNQPFVGYSAFAHKGGIHVSAVMRDPKTYEHIEPENIGNKRRVLVSELAGQSNLLAKMEELEIDLSLDREKAREIITHIKEREFQGYQYEGAEASLTLMLLEASGKLKNLFNLDSFKIMLEKAAVQSITSEATVKLRVNGESVHTAADGNGPVNALDNAMRKALESYYPCIAKMQLEDYKVRVLDENGATAAKVRVLIESSSNGEKWSTVGVSTNVIEASWEALADSIRYLLWKEGCEEVGSLASSGTRVGIVNH; the protein is encoded by the coding sequence ATGAATAGCAAGGTGTATCTGTATGATACGACCCTGCGAGATGGTACGCAGGGAGAGGGGATCAGCCTGTCGGTAGAAGACAAGATAAAGATCGCACTGCGGCTGGACCAGTTTGGTATTGATTTTATTGAAGGCGGTTGGCCGGGCAGCAATCCAAAGGACATGGCTTTTTTTGAGCGTATCCGGGAGATTTCGCTGCAGCACGCAAAGGTAACGGCTTTTGGCAGTACCTGTAGACCGAATGTAGCTGCTGCCGATGATGACAATCTGCAAGCGTTGATCTTAAGCGGAGCCTCGGCAGCGGCGATCTTCGGGAAATCCTGGGACTTGCACGTGACGGATGCTCTCAAGACGACATTGGAAGAAAACGTGCGCATGGTCGCTGATTCGGTCGCATTTTTAAAAGAAAACGGACTGACGACTCTCTTTTTGGCAGAGCATTTCTTCGATGGGTACAAGGCAAATCCGCGCTACGCATTGCGAGTGCTGGAAGCGGCAGAAGAAGCAGGAGCTGACTGGATCGTTCTCTGTGATACAAATGGCGGGACACTGCCGCATGAAGTCTATGATATTGTCAAAACGACTGTGGGCCATCTGCGGACGCCTGTAGGCATTCATCCGCATAATGACAGCGGAGTGGCAGTTGCCAATGCACTAGCTGCGATTCAGGCGGGCGCACAGCAAGTACAAGGAACCATTAATGGCATCGGTGAGCGCTGTGGGAACGTCAACCTGATCTCAGTGGTTCCGAATTTGCAGCTCAAGCTCGGCCATCACTGTGTGAGCACTGATCAATTGCAGGAGCTGACCCAGCTGTCTCGCTATGTAGCGGAAATTGCCAACATGACGATGCCGAACAACCAGCCGTTTGTCGGGTACAGTGCTTTTGCTCACAAGGGTGGTATTCACGTAAGCGCCGTTATGCGCGATCCGAAAACGTACGAGCACATCGAGCCGGAAAACATCGGCAACAAACGTCGCGTACTCGTTTCTGAGCTCGCTGGCCAAAGCAATTTGCTCGCCAAAATGGAAGAGCTGGAGATCGATCTTTCGTTGGATCGCGAAAAGGCGAGAGAAATCATTACACACATCAAAGAGCGCGAATTCCAAGGCTATCAATATGAGGGAGCAGAGGCTTCGCTCACGCTGATGCTGTTGGAAGCCTCCGGTAAGCTGAAAAACCTGTTCAATCTAGACTCCTTCAAGATCATGCTGGAAAAGGCAGCCGTCCAATCGATCACGTCGGAGGCGACTGTGAAGCTGCGTGTAAACGGGGAATCTGTCCATACGGCTGCTGATGGCAATGGTCCGGTGAATGCGCTGGACAATGCGATGCGAAAAGCGTTGGAAAGCTACTACCCGTGCATTGCAAAAATGCAGCTGGAGGATTACAAGGTGCGTGTCTTGGACGAAAACGGCGCGACTGCCGCAAAAGTACGCGTCCTGATCGAATCCTCGAGCAACGGCGAAAAGTGGAGCACAGTCGGCGTCTCCACCAACGTCATCGAAGCAAGCTGGGAAGCGCTGGCAGACAGTATCCGTTACTTGCTGTGGAAAGAAGGCTGCGAGGAAGTCGGAAGCCTTGCTTCCTCCGGGACGCGCGTAGGGATTGTGAATCATTAA
- a CDS encoding GNAT family N-acetyltransferase, which produces MKLVGEQIYLRLYKISDASELAKLHTRNRDFFQRVCPLLPEAFYTEEHQKIRIEQVLKKTDEGQVYAFGIFLKATDKLIGDISLTQIARGNFQSCYTGFTLDKEYNSKGYTTEALQLVVDFAFRELKLHRIEAGAMPDNLASIRVLEKVGFKKEGIAKENIKINGKWTDHQILAIINSLDV; this is translated from the coding sequence ATGAAACTAGTAGGAGAACAAATATATCTTCGACTTTACAAGATTTCTGACGCCAGCGAGTTAGCTAAATTACATACTAGAAATCGCGATTTTTTTCAACGAGTTTGCCCATTACTCCCAGAAGCCTTTTATACAGAAGAACATCAAAAAATACGCATTGAACAGGTATTAAAAAAGACAGATGAAGGGCAAGTATATGCTTTTGGAATCTTTTTAAAAGCAACTGATAAACTTATCGGAGACATTTCATTAACTCAAATTGCTAGGGGAAACTTCCAAAGCTGTTATACGGGATTTACTTTAGATAAGGAGTATAATTCAAAGGGCTATACAACAGAAGCTCTTCAACTTGTTGTAGACTTTGCTTTTAGAGAATTAAAACTACATAGAATTGAAGCAGGAGCTATGCCTGACAATTTAGCATCTATTCGTGTATTAGAAAAAGTAGGGTTTAAAAAAGAAGGTATAGCGAAAGAAAATATAAAGATTAATGGCAAATGGACAGATCATCAAATATTAGCGATCATCAACAGCTTAGATGTATAA